One window of the Trifolium pratense cultivar HEN17-A07 linkage group LG2, ARS_RC_1.1, whole genome shotgun sequence genome contains the following:
- the LOC123904020 gene encoding vegetative cell wall protein gp1-like, producing the protein MAFKFILLLGIFLVVATKVFSYDEDLKILVNHGNPSIISLAAARASPRLPPFSMGPPRPPRTRPPQSSPPVKAPPSPPPPCPAQTPPPQSLPPAKAPPSPPIAPPNQSPPPPPIAPTPPPTQPPVPPPTQPPAPTVAPPNQSPPPAIALTSPPTQPLVPPPAQPPTPIVKSWKGK; encoded by the exons ATGGCTTTCAAATTCATTCTTCTTCTAGGCATTTTTCTTGTGGTGGCCACTAAG GTTTTTTCGTACGATGAAGATCTCAAAATACTG GTGAACCATGGAAACCCTTCAATTATTTCTCTTGCAGCAGCCAGAGCTTCTCCTAGGCTACCACCATTTTCCATGGGACCTCCTCGTCCGCCCAGAACACGTCCTCCTCAATCATCACCACCAGTCAAAGCACCTCCTTCTCCACCACCTCCTTGTCCAGCCCAAACACCTCCTCCTCAATCATTACCACCAGCCAAAGCACCTCCTTCACCACCCATAGCACCTCCTAAtcaatcaccaccaccaccacccatagCACCAACTCCTCCACCAACTCAGCCCCCAGTGCCTCCACCAACTCAACCACCAGCACCAACCGTAGCACCTCCTAATCAATCACCACCACCAGCCATTGCACTAACTTCTCCACCAACTCAGCCCCTAGTGCCTCCACCAGCTCAACCACCAACACCAATAGTCAAATCATGGAAGGGTAAgtaa
- the LOC123906500 gene encoding gibberellin-regulated protein 14-like, translating into MSMLQKMASKSIILLGIFLVVATKVFSYDEDLKIVVNYANPSVPSVKAPPSPVAVPTPPFPVKAPPAPPSPVKAPTSPPLVKTPPYQSPPIVKQPSPPLVKTPPYQSPPIVKPPSPPLVKTPPPYQSPPIVKPPSPPLVKTPPPYQSPPIVKPPSPPLVKTPPYQSPPILKPPTPPPLVKSPPYQSPPIVKPPTPVAPTTPPTPIVKSWKDCIPLCDNRCKLHSRKKLCARACMTCCDRCKCVPPGTYGNREKCGKCYTDMLTHGNKFKCP; encoded by the exons ATGTCCATGCTCCAAAAAATGGCTTCCAAATCCATTATTCTTCTAGGCATTTTTCTTGTGGTGGCCACTAAG GTTTTTTCATACGATGAAGATCTCAAGATAGTG GTGAACTATGCAAATCCTTCCGTTCCTTCGGTTAAAGCTCCACCAAGTCCTGTTGCAGTTCCAACACCTCCTTTTCCGGTAAAGGCACCGCCAGCTCCTCCATCGCCGGTGAAGGCACCTACTTCTCCTCCATTGGTGAAAACACCACCATATCAATCACCACCTATTGTGAAGCAACCTTCTCCACCCCTAGTTAAAACTCCACCTTATCAATCACCACCTATTGTGAAGCCACCTTCTCCACCTCTAGTGAAAACTCCACCACCATATCAATCACCACCTATTGTGAAGCCACCTTCTCCACCTCTAGTGAAAACTCCACCACCATATCAATCACCACCTATTGTGAAGCCACCTTCTCCTCCTCTAGTGAAAACACCACCTTATCAATCACCACCAATATTGAAACCACCAACCCCTCCACCTCTAGTGAAATCACCACCTTATCAATCACCACCAATTGTGAAACCACCAACTCCTGTTGCTCCAACTACACCACCAACTCCAATAGTTAAATCATGGAAGG ATTGCATTCCACTATGTGATAATAGGTGCAAATTGCATTCAAGGAAGAAATTATGTGCAAGAGCATGCATGACATGTTGTGACCGTTGCAAATGTGTCCCTCCAGGAACTTATGGTAACAGAGAAAAATGTGGCAAATGTTACACTGATATGTTGACTCATGGCAACAAATTCAAGTGTCCATAG
- the LOC123906501 gene encoding uncharacterized protein LOC123906501, whose product MATLISSSSLHSIRLSSSSASSSSSSHSLPFCTFPCYPRISPFKPLSIKKNRSLFVAKAVEDETQQQQVVTEIEQQPVVVVPISPSDTLTMLFQAEGTLNELSVPPLTKALQETEGVKNLKVNVYEGLATVELEKQTTIQATGVASSLVETIQGLGFKLQTLNLSFNDDENVGAVA is encoded by the exons ATGGCCACACTAATTTCATCTTCATCTCTTCACTCAATTcgtctctcttcttcttctgcttcttcttcttcttcttctcattcTCTTCCATTTTGCACTTTTCCATGCTATCCTCGCATTTCACCTTTCAAGCCACTCTCAATTAAGAAGAACCGTAGCTTATTTGTAGCTAAGGCAGTGGAAGATGaaactcaacaacaacaagttGTTACTGAGATTGAACAACAacctgttgttgttgttcctaTTTCTCCATCAGACACTCTCACCATGCTCTTTCAG GCAGAGGGTACATTGAATGAATTATCTGTGCCGCCGTTGACCAAAGCTTTACAG gAGACCGAGGGTGTTAAAAATTTGAAGGTTAATGTATACGAGGGACTCGCAACTGTAGAG TTGGAAAAGCAGACAACAATCCAAGCTACAGGAGTGGCTTCTAGTCTGGTAGAAACCATACAAGGTTTAGGCTTCAAATTACAGACATTAAATCTGAGttttaatgatgatgaaaatgttggAGCAGTTGCCTAG